Proteins encoded in a region of the Thermodesulfobacteriota bacterium genome:
- a CDS encoding glycosyltransferase, producing MLQPRTPFFSVIIPTHNRQHLFEIALKSVLNQTYKDFEIVIVDDGSTDQTSEVIKNFDDTRIKYLYQKNHGVSHARNRGLEISNGKFMAFLDSDDRWVPQKLQRVNELINQHPHISIFHTDEIWYKGGRLLNQKKKHEKPSGYVYLKAVPLCCIGMSTAVVMREVFEKIGLFDESLPACEDYDFWLRATHSFEVKLISENLTIKDGGRTDQLSSQWGLDKNRIRALEKMLSSNSLNEEEYKLTHGELVKKCQIYALGAEKRGRLKEANLYNGLASKYPFRNEG from the coding sequence ATGTTACAACCACGGACCCCTTTTTTTTCCGTTATCATTCCCACTCATAATCGTCAACACCTCTTCGAGATCGCATTGAAATCCGTTCTAAATCAAACTTACAAAGACTTCGAAATTGTTATTGTAGACGATGGTTCGACTGACCAGACAAGCGAAGTGATCAAAAACTTCGATGACACCAGGATCAAATACCTGTATCAAAAAAATCATGGTGTTTCGCATGCTCGGAATCGTGGTCTTGAAATCTCCAATGGTAAATTTATGGCATTTCTGGACTCCGACGACAGATGGGTCCCTCAAAAACTCCAAAGAGTAAATGAACTGATTAATCAACATCCCCACATAAGTATTTTTCACACTGACGAAATTTGGTATAAGGGGGGGAGGTTACTTAATCAAAAGAAAAAACATGAAAAACCGTCTGGTTATGTTTACCTAAAGGCAGTGCCATTATGTTGCATTGGTATGTCAACTGCGGTAGTCATGAGAGAAGTCTTTGAAAAAATTGGTTTATTTGACGAAAGCCTACCAGCATGTGAAGACTACGATTTCTGGTTGAGGGCAACTCATTCGTTTGAGGTTAAGCTTATAAGCGAAAATTTAACCATTAAGGACGGCGGTAGAACAGATCAATTGTCTTCACAATGGGGATTGGATAAAAACAGAATACGGGCATTGGAGAAGATGTTATCTAGTAACAGTTTAAATGAAGAAGAATATAAACTCACCCACGGAGAACTGGTGAAAAAGTGTCAAATTTATGCGCTAGGGGCAGAAAAAAGAGGACGTCTGAAAGAGGCAAACCTTTATAATGGACTTGCAAGCAAATACCCCTTCAGAAATGAAGGATAA
- a CDS encoding PaaI family thioesterase, with protein MVREIENIFLDFPGYGCFACDPRNKLGLRMKFYADDEKGEVFTKLRLEEHLSGFPGILHGGIQCALVDEVAFWAMFDKLKKIGVTMRVEMDFVKKVDNPGALEIRGRIEQIRDRRVTVKVNIYDGQNNLATRSRVTYFIPKREMLYRIMGEERFTEKFQGYIED; from the coding sequence ATGGTCAGAGAAATTGAGAACATTTTTCTAGACTTCCCCGGTTATGGTTGTTTTGCTTGTGATCCAAGAAATAAGCTAGGGCTGAGGATGAAGTTTTATGCGGATGATGAAAAGGGGGAAGTGTTTACCAAACTAAGACTCGAAGAACACCTGTCAGGTTTTCCAGGAATACTCCATGGAGGAATTCAGTGTGCTCTGGTTGATGAGGTAGCATTCTGGGCGATGTTTGATAAGCTGAAAAAGATTGGGGTTACGATGAGGGTCGAAATGGATTTTGTCAAAAAAGTCGACAATCCAGGAGCTCTCGAGATTAGAGGACGGATAGAACAAATAAGGGATAGAAGGGTTACGGTGAAGGTAAATATTTATGACGGACAGAACAATCTGGCTACTAGAAGTAGGGTAACTTATTTTATTCCGAAAAGAGAAATGTTGTATAGGATTATGGGTGAAGAAAGGTTCACAGAAAAGTTCCAAGGATATATTGAGGACTAA
- a CDS encoding M28 family metallopeptidase, whose amino-acid sequence MTNHPNKYGSIGVGIVPEKCSLFKRLVEIEDENHDHSKRAGSENGRKACEVICSAIDSSTILSRNVHIYFEKFEFDSVEPVQEKAKIIFDNQGMSEVHLYDNTGYKEGHSGEDLSTQPKKLLYVKKRLNIFERRKAKDKIVVFDLAKISPHRTEQVRSALKAGAAGVLLVAQGNLEKTGIGYPYAGFACKEFPDIQNFEHCHIPVTGILRNQWNEISRHKMNEVMINYSFRQETLTGANIIVDIGRKYNDKAPDKIIVLGAHYDSWDIGAQDNCGSVQTLFSVLEELYKHKNSAPKHQIRAIFWDAEELGLLGSLYHMSNREIQNLAQNYKFYFNFEMSLPTTLKFFNNFFLYNYLKPEPFLHFNRVHFGIFNLIARILGSRGFPSDVEVFLKNNIFSASTACLNDFYHTKLDDGSNIQWKLYDKVVGWITNYIRRIDASL is encoded by the coding sequence ATGACTAATCATCCAAATAAGTATGGAAGCATCGGTGTAGGTATCGTTCCTGAAAAATGTTCTTTATTTAAAAGGCTTGTTGAAATAGAAGATGAAAATCATGATCATTCCAAACGGGCAGGAAGTGAAAACGGGAGGAAGGCATGTGAGGTTATTTGTAGTGCAATTGATTCTTCAACTATTCTGTCAAGAAATGTACATATCTATTTCGAAAAGTTTGAGTTTGATTCAGTTGAGCCAGTCCAGGAAAAGGCTAAGATCATTTTCGACAATCAAGGAATGTCGGAAGTGCATCTCTATGATAACACAGGTTATAAGGAGGGGCATTCGGGCGAAGATCTGAGTACACAACCGAAAAAGTTGTTGTACGTGAAAAAGAGACTGAACATTTTCGAAAGGAGAAAAGCAAAAGATAAAATAGTTGTATTCGATCTGGCGAAAATTTCTCCACATCGTACCGAGCAAGTTCGCTCGGCACTAAAGGCGGGAGCAGCCGGTGTATTACTAGTAGCTCAGGGAAATTTAGAAAAAACTGGTATTGGCTACCCGTACGCAGGCTTCGCATGTAAAGAATTTCCTGATATACAAAATTTCGAGCATTGTCATATCCCTGTTACAGGAATATTACGTAACCAGTGGAATGAAATCTCTAGACACAAGATGAATGAAGTGATGATAAACTACAGTTTCAGACAGGAAACGCTGACAGGAGCAAATATAATAGTAGATATAGGCAGAAAATATAACGATAAAGCACCCGACAAAATTATCGTGTTAGGGGCGCATTATGATAGCTGGGACATTGGCGCCCAAGATAATTGTGGATCAGTTCAAACTCTATTTTCTGTTCTAGAGGAATTATATAAACACAAAAATAGTGCTCCTAAACACCAAATAAGGGCAATATTCTGGGATGCTGAAGAGCTGGGATTACTAGGTTCGCTTTACCACATGTCAAATAGAGAAATCCAAAATCTGGCTCAGAACTACAAGTTTTATTTCAATTTTGAGATGTCCTTGCCAACTACTCTCAAATTCTTTAACAACTTCTTTCTTTACAATTACTTAAAGCCGGAACCGTTCTTACATTTTAATCGCGTCCATTTTGGCATTTTTAACCTGATTGCTCGTATTCTGGGATCGAGGGGATTCCCTTCAGATGTTGAAGTTTTCCTGAAGAATAATATTTTTTCAGCTTCCACTGCATGCCTAAACGATTTTTATCATACCAAACTCGACGACGGTAGTAATATACAGTGGAAGCTTTACGATAAGGTGGTTGGATGGATAACTAATTATATAAGAAGGATCGATGCGTCATTATAG
- a CDS encoding class I SAM-dependent methyltransferase, giving the protein MYHQLLYSNIARFYDLFLYMNSYKRAVDYFVGQISFDDNQTIKLLDVGAGTGLYTLAILKRIPNSRITAIDINENMVRRLKSNLKSRSLTNSVKTIFSDARYPIPEIEGDEYDLIVAGGLLEHVDPDLTVKNLCRYLRVNGLFFNSPVKNNFWGRLVGLTMGFTPYEHNVNIKSFIDNGFIHLKKIPLSIKYFPISWVKEGDLFKKVR; this is encoded by the coding sequence ATGTATCACCAACTTCTTTATTCAAACATTGCGAGATTTTATGACCTATTTTTGTACATGAATAGTTACAAAAGAGCCGTGGATTATTTTGTAGGGCAAATTTCGTTTGATGACAATCAAACTATTAAGTTATTAGATGTTGGTGCAGGGACAGGACTCTACACCCTCGCAATCTTGAAGAGAATTCCAAACTCTCGTATAACAGCCATTGACATAAATGAAAACATGGTCAGGAGATTAAAATCTAACTTGAAAAGCCGATCGTTAACAAACTCGGTTAAAACAATTTTCTCGGATGCAAGATATCCAATACCAGAAATTGAAGGTGATGAATATGACCTGATTGTAGCTGGTGGATTATTGGAACATGTCGATCCGGACCTTACAGTTAAAAATCTATGCAGGTATCTCAGGGTCAATGGCCTATTTTTCAATTCGCCTGTTAAGAATAACTTTTGGGGCAGGCTTGTCGGTTTAACCATGGGCTTTACGCCGTATGAACACAACGTAAATATAAAATCTTTTATCGACAACGGTTTTATCCACTTAAAAAAGATACCTTTGTCAATTAAATATTTTCCAATCAGTTGGGTAAAGGAAGGAGATTTATTCAAAAAGGTTCGATAA
- a CDS encoding glutathione S-transferase family protein yields MISLYDHPLSGNCYKVRLLLSHLGVHYERITIDFFKGENKTEDFKKLNPNQKIPVIRDGDLILWESSAILLYLGKKFSPNIYYSEELDRFGLISQWLFFGKTSIDPSLARARFMTRFVPEEKRDEGELRSLRNAGESALQILEDQLKKNDFLAGSYSLADIGCFPYVNMAEEGGVSLTPFPSVISWCERIGSQPGYISIVLEEKSHRGHGGFREKI; encoded by the coding sequence ATGATCAGTCTATATGACCATCCTTTGTCAGGAAACTGTTACAAGGTAAGATTGTTACTAAGTCATCTTGGTGTTCACTATGAACGGATTACAATAGACTTCTTTAAAGGTGAAAATAAGACAGAAGATTTTAAAAAATTAAATCCCAACCAAAAGATTCCTGTTATCAGAGACGGGGATTTGATTTTGTGGGAATCGAGTGCAATACTCCTCTATCTCGGAAAGAAGTTCTCGCCAAATATATATTATTCAGAAGAGTTGGATCGATTTGGCCTTATTTCTCAGTGGCTTTTTTTCGGGAAGACTAGCATTGATCCATCCCTTGCAAGGGCGAGATTTATGACGAGATTTGTTCCCGAAGAAAAACGTGATGAGGGGGAGCTCAGATCTCTCCGAAATGCCGGTGAATCAGCCCTTCAAATTTTGGAGGACCAACTTAAAAAAAATGATTTCTTGGCTGGTTCCTACTCATTAGCTGATATCGGATGTTTTCCCTATGTCAATATGGCTGAGGAGGGAGGAGTTAGCCTTACCCCTTTTCCTTCGGTAATTAGCTGGTGTGAACGTATTGGCTCCCAGCCCGGTTATATATCTATAGTATTAGAAGAAAAAAGCCACAGAGGTCACGGAGGATTTAGAGAGAAAATATAA
- the gyrA gene encoding DNA gyrase subunit A, whose product MAIGSKILPVNIEDEMKESYLSYSMSVIIGRALPDARDGLKPVHRRILFGMHEAGNHWNRPYKKSARIVGDVMGKYHPHGDAAIYDSLVRMAQDFSMRYPLVDGQGNFGSIDGDPPAAMRYTEVRLARIASEMLDDLDKETVDFVPNYDGGATEPVVLPSKIPNLLLNGASGIAVGMSTNIPPHNLGELIDAIVAQIKKPDISLNELMKHIPGPDFPTNGFICGKEPIREAYTTGRGIIRVRARAVIERQKKGDRELIIVTEIPYQVNKAKLVERIAELVKDEKVKGISDIRDESDREGIRVVIDVKRGENAEVILNQLYKHTPMDTSFGIIMLALVKNQPKVLPLKDLIGQFIEHRKEVVTRRTQFELRKAEERLHILEGLKIALDNLDEIISLIRKSQSPSEAKEGLIIRLKLSENQAQAILEMRLQRLTALEREKILEERKDLIKTVKELKEILGNEQLILIIIVDELVDIKKRYADDRRTEILESVEEISLEDLIADEDMVVTITHEGYIKNTPLSVYRSQRRGGKGKTGMSTKETDFIENVFVASKHNYVLFFTNLGRCYWLKVHSIPEAGPTARGKALVNLLNLSANENVAAVLPVREFKEARFLLMATKNGIVKKTKLMAYSNPRAGGIMAINILKDDELIGARMTDGTNEILLTTRNGQAIRFSETKVRDMGRNATGVIGIRLDRNDEVVSLEVIENPDAQILTVTQMGYGKRTSVSEYRMTGRGGKGVITIKTTGKKGLVVGAFQVTGDTQIILITTHAGKIIRLKASDISVYGRGTQGLRLIDLEPEEKVAAVAKVPPEDKNIEME is encoded by the coding sequence GTGGCCATTGGATCAAAAATATTGCCCGTAAACATTGAAGATGAGATGAAGGAATCGTATCTCAGCTATTCGATGAGTGTCATAATCGGGCGTGCGCTTCCGGATGCTAGAGATGGTCTTAAACCTGTTCACAGGCGCATTCTTTTTGGGATGCATGAGGCGGGGAATCATTGGAATAGACCTTACAAAAAGTCTGCACGAATTGTCGGTGACGTGATGGGTAAATATCATCCCCATGGGGATGCTGCAATTTATGATTCGCTTGTGAGAATGGCCCAAGATTTTTCGATGCGTTATCCATTAGTTGATGGTCAGGGAAATTTCGGCTCAATCGATGGTGATCCTCCAGCAGCAATGAGATATACAGAGGTCAGGCTCGCAAGAATTGCAAGCGAAATGCTGGATGACCTGGACAAAGAAACGGTAGATTTCGTTCCCAACTATGACGGTGGAGCAACGGAACCAGTCGTTCTCCCATCAAAGATACCGAACCTGTTGCTAAATGGTGCATCCGGGATCGCTGTAGGTATGTCGACTAACATTCCGCCACATAACTTAGGTGAACTCATCGATGCAATAGTAGCACAGATAAAGAAACCCGATATCTCTCTTAATGAATTGATGAAACATATTCCTGGACCGGACTTTCCTACTAACGGTTTCATATGTGGAAAGGAGCCAATAAGGGAAGCTTATACCACGGGTAGAGGAATTATCAGGGTCAGGGCTCGTGCGGTGATTGAGAGGCAGAAAAAAGGCGATAGGGAGTTGATTATTGTTACTGAAATCCCATATCAGGTAAACAAAGCCAAGCTCGTTGAACGTATAGCCGAGTTGGTCAAAGACGAAAAAGTAAAGGGAATATCAGACATACGTGATGAATCAGATAGGGAAGGAATCAGGGTAGTAATCGATGTTAAACGAGGGGAGAATGCAGAGGTAATATTGAATCAGCTTTATAAACATACTCCCATGGATACGTCTTTTGGAATCATAATGCTTGCGCTTGTGAAAAACCAGCCTAAGGTACTGCCATTAAAAGACCTAATCGGACAGTTTATTGAACACAGAAAAGAGGTTGTAACTAGGCGAACACAGTTTGAATTACGCAAGGCTGAAGAAAGGCTTCATATACTAGAGGGACTTAAGATAGCACTCGATAATCTCGATGAAATAATCAGCCTGATAAGGAAATCTCAAAGCCCTTCTGAGGCTAAAGAAGGCTTGATAATTAGACTTAAGCTTTCCGAAAACCAAGCCCAGGCAATACTTGAAATGAGGCTTCAAAGGCTTACCGCCCTTGAGAGAGAGAAGATCTTAGAAGAGAGGAAAGATCTGATAAAGACCGTTAAAGAGTTGAAGGAGATTCTAGGAAATGAACAGTTAATACTAATCATAATCGTAGATGAACTGGTGGATATTAAAAAACGTTATGCTGATGACAGAAGAACCGAGATCCTTGAAAGTGTTGAAGAGATCTCTTTGGAAGATCTTATCGCAGACGAGGATATGGTTGTCACAATTACTCACGAAGGTTATATCAAGAATACACCTCTTAGCGTTTACAGAAGTCAGAGAAGAGGGGGTAAGGGTAAAACAGGAATGAGCACCAAGGAGACTGATTTTATTGAGAATGTATTTGTGGCTTCAAAACACAACTACGTTCTTTTTTTCACTAACCTTGGTAGGTGTTACTGGCTTAAAGTTCACTCAATACCAGAAGCGGGACCCACTGCTAGGGGAAAGGCGCTTGTAAATTTGCTAAATCTTTCTGCGAATGAGAATGTAGCTGCTGTTCTTCCGGTTAGAGAATTTAAAGAAGCTCGGTTTCTTCTCATGGCTACCAAGAATGGGATAGTAAAGAAGACTAAACTCATGGCCTATTCCAACCCTCGTGCTGGGGGCATAATGGCCATAAATATTCTTAAGGATGATGAGTTAATCGGTGCTAGGATGACTGATGGAACCAACGAAATTCTCCTCACTACTCGTAATGGACAAGCTATTAGATTTAGTGAGACAAAGGTAAGGGATATGGGGAGAAATGCTACGGGGGTCATAGGCATAAGACTTGATAGGAATGACGAAGTTGTTAGCCTTGAGGTTATCGAGAATCCAGATGCTCAGATTCTAACTGTAACCCAGATGGGGTATGGGAAGAGGACATCAGTTTCCGAATACAGGATGACTGGGCGCGGGGGAAAGGGGGTTATTACGATAAAAACAACCGGTAAGAAGGGACTAGTTGTAGGCGCGTTTCAGGTTACTGGTGATACTCAAATTATACTTATAACCACACATGCGGGAAAGATTATTCGCTTGAAAGCCTCGGATATAAGCGTTTATGGCAGGGGTACCCAGGGGCTCAGGCTGATCGACCTCGAGCCAGAAGAAAAGGTTGCGGCTGTTGCCAAGGTCCCTCCCGAGGATAAGAATATTGAAATGGAATGA
- the amrS gene encoding AmmeMemoRadiSam system radical SAM enzyme translates to MPESKRYKSVAKTSLAESLDKYSSEGELYEKLEDNKVLCYACGHRCVIFDGLRGICKVRYNEGGRLYVPKGYVAALQCDPTEKKPFFHVLPGSSTLTFGMLGCDYHCGYCQNWLTSQALRDPVAGIEPMIATAEQLVSLAKRYEARLIGSSYNEPLITAEWAADVFKIARKDGFRTAFISNGNATMEALEYLRPITDCYKVDLKSMQDKNYRKLGGLLSNVLETISRLYDMGFWIEIVTLVVPGFNDSKEELRDAAKYLVSVSANIPWHVTAFHKDYKMTDPDNTSAEALIRAAEIGYEAGLKFVYAGNLPGNVKNYENTYCPNCNRLLVERYGYQILNYHITSDGKCSGCSSDTPGIWW, encoded by the coding sequence ATGCCTGAAAGCAAAAGATACAAATCCGTTGCAAAAACCTCTCTCGCTGAATCACTGGATAAGTATTCTTCTGAGGGTGAACTATATGAGAAACTTGAGGACAATAAGGTTCTCTGTTATGCCTGTGGTCACAGGTGTGTGATATTTGATGGCCTGAGGGGGATCTGTAAGGTCAGATATAATGAGGGCGGAAGGCTTTATGTTCCCAAAGGCTATGTAGCTGCCCTTCAGTGTGATCCAACGGAGAAAAAACCCTTCTTTCACGTGCTCCCGGGTTCCTCTACATTAACATTTGGCATGTTGGGATGTGATTACCACTGTGGTTATTGCCAGAACTGGCTAACCTCCCAGGCCTTAAGAGATCCTGTGGCTGGAATAGAACCGATGATAGCAACAGCAGAGCAGTTAGTCTCACTTGCAAAAAGATATGAGGCAAGATTAATTGGTAGCTCATACAATGAGCCGCTTATCACCGCGGAATGGGCGGCTGATGTATTTAAAATAGCAAGGAAAGATGGATTCAGAACCGCTTTTATTTCAAATGGCAACGCAACTATGGAGGCATTGGAATATCTGAGGCCAATTACTGACTGTTATAAGGTGGATCTAAAGTCCATGCAGGATAAAAACTATAGGAAACTTGGCGGGCTTCTAAGCAACGTTCTTGAGACAATTTCACGACTATATGATATGGGCTTCTGGATTGAGATAGTAACGTTGGTGGTTCCCGGATTCAACGACTCAAAAGAGGAATTAAGAGATGCGGCAAAGTACCTTGTTTCTGTTTCAGCGAATATACCCTGGCATGTTACAGCATTTCATAAGGACTATAAAATGACAGACCCTGATAATACTTCGGCCGAGGCTTTGATCCGTGCTGCTGAGATAGGTTATGAAGCCGGTCTCAAGTTTGTGTATGCTGGGAATCTTCCGGGTAACGTAAAAAATTACGAGAATACCTACTGCCCGAATTGCAATAGACTCTTAGTTGAGCGTTACGGATATCAGATCTTAAATTACCATATAACTTCTGACGGAAAATGCTCAGGTTGCTCTTCCGATACTCCCGGGATTTGGTGGTAA
- a CDS encoding amidohydrolase family protein encodes MIDIHVHFFPPSIFQAIWRYFETPGHGLWKVKYKTHGKRLINTLKRHGVKRHTTLVYAHKPGLADYLNNFIHESARQSPELIPFGTIFAGDGRCEKVARTIFEDFEFIGIKLHPFVSNEEVDDKRFSPVYDIMQNMGKILVTHTGSVPIYQRTDGAIRLRNILNKFPRLKVIVAHCGAFEYGDYHSLVKDFEFVYFDTAMNCVHNNVFSNICPGRQFFIEHQERILFGSDFPNIPYEYSYQVEAIKKLSLGESVERKIFHDNAVGLLDL; translated from the coding sequence ATGATTGATATTCATGTACATTTCTTCCCTCCCTCGATATTTCAAGCAATATGGAGGTACTTTGAAACCCCGGGCCATGGTTTATGGAAAGTTAAATACAAGACGCACGGCAAAAGACTTATTAATACCCTTAAAAGGCACGGAGTTAAACGTCATACCACTCTTGTGTACGCCCATAAACCTGGCCTAGCGGATTATCTGAACAATTTCATTCATGAATCTGCCCGTCAATCCCCTGAACTCATCCCTTTTGGAACCATCTTCGCCGGAGATGGTCGATGTGAAAAGGTGGCAAGAACCATTTTCGAAGATTTTGAGTTTATTGGCATTAAATTGCACCCCTTCGTCTCAAACGAAGAAGTGGATGATAAACGATTTTCCCCTGTCTATGATATCATGCAGAATATGGGGAAAATACTGGTCACTCATACGGGTTCTGTTCCAATATATCAACGAACGGACGGCGCCATTCGTTTAAGAAATATTTTGAATAAATTCCCAAGATTAAAAGTTATTGTTGCACACTGTGGCGCCTTTGAATATGGCGATTACCATTCGCTGGTAAAGGATTTCGAATTCGTATATTTCGATACAGCTATGAACTGCGTTCACAATAATGTTTTTTCTAATATTTGCCCTGGCCGGCAATTTTTCATCGAGCACCAGGAAAGGATACTATTCGGCTCAGACTTCCCAAACATACCCTATGAGTATTCATACCAAGTCGAGGCTATTAAGAAATTAAGTCTTGGTGAATCTGTAGAAAGAAAAATTTTTCACGATAACGCAGTTGGATTGCTTGATTTGTAA